Proteins co-encoded in one uncultured Draconibacterium sp. genomic window:
- a CDS encoding GNAT family N-acyltransferase, producing MELPEPKDLFKDQHPAPTNGDYFAKFLMFILRFKKLDKIYGQIIDKQGVVFIDELIKMLEFDIEFDDEQLKKIPTEGPLIIVANHPLGGFDGLLLIKYLSQVRNDVKVLANHLLKKIDAVSEYFLEDNPFADSEHGNYYGLKEAVTHLNSGGVLCLFPAIDVHTKDLFGGVTDKVWQFPVVNFIKMARVPVVPVLFQGTNSRLLHLVAKINPSLKSARLPSEILRKKHKKIKLRIGSPIKVAEQDTYKDVYQLGRFLRAKTYSMESDIEVRRFFNYALKPNVKPDAIIDPVSLEKIQKEIQLIKSKHTLFTLKNYTVYCAPSAMIPNILNEIGRLREITFREVGEGTNRSIDIDEYDLYYNQMFIWDEDEQRIVGAYRLGKGKDIMEQLGRRGFYLHSLFRISESFKPVLKESIELGRSFVIKEYQRKPMPLFLLWKGILYFLLKNPEYRYLIGPVSISNNYSKVSKDLIIKFIMKNHLNWRMARHIKPRKSYKFKSDNVDLNLLMENMEHDINRLDKTIGDLDEQNSGLPVLLKKYIKLNAEIIGFNVDPKFNNCLDGLIVLDVYNVPKNTIESLSKEANDGSILDRFYGSREVES from the coding sequence ATGGAATTACCAGAGCCAAAGGATTTGTTCAAAGACCAACACCCAGCACCCACTAACGGCGATTATTTTGCCAAGTTCCTGATGTTTATTCTTCGTTTTAAAAAGCTGGATAAAATTTACGGGCAGATTATAGATAAGCAAGGGGTAGTCTTTATCGACGAGCTAATTAAAATGCTGGAGTTCGACATTGAATTTGACGACGAGCAGCTAAAAAAAATACCAACGGAAGGGCCGCTAATTATTGTTGCCAACCATCCGCTTGGAGGTTTTGATGGTTTGTTACTGATAAAATATCTATCGCAGGTGCGTAACGATGTTAAAGTGTTAGCCAATCATTTGCTGAAAAAGATAGATGCTGTTTCGGAGTATTTTTTGGAAGACAATCCATTTGCTGATTCGGAGCATGGAAATTATTACGGATTAAAGGAAGCCGTTACACATTTGAATAGCGGGGGAGTGCTATGCCTTTTTCCGGCCATCGATGTACACACAAAAGATCTTTTTGGTGGTGTAACCGACAAGGTGTGGCAATTTCCGGTGGTGAATTTTATTAAAATGGCTCGCGTGCCTGTTGTCCCGGTACTTTTTCAGGGAACTAATAGCCGCTTGTTGCACCTGGTGGCAAAAATCAATCCCTCGTTAAAAAGTGCACGTCTGCCGTCGGAGATCTTGCGGAAAAAGCATAAGAAAATAAAACTGCGAATTGGCAGTCCCATAAAAGTTGCGGAGCAGGATACGTACAAAGATGTGTATCAGCTGGGGCGGTTTTTGCGTGCAAAAACCTACAGTATGGAATCGGACATTGAGGTGCGGCGCTTTTTTAATTATGCGCTGAAGCCCAATGTAAAACCCGATGCCATTATCGATCCTGTTTCGTTGGAGAAAATTCAGAAAGAAATTCAGCTGATAAAATCGAAGCACACACTGTTCACTCTGAAAAATTATACGGTCTATTGTGCACCATCAGCAATGATCCCGAATATTCTGAATGAAATTGGTCGTTTACGCGAGATCACTTTCCGCGAAGTGGGCGAGGGTACTAACCGAAGCATTGATATCGACGAATATGATTTGTATTATAACCAGATGTTTATCTGGGACGAAGATGAACAACGAATAGTAGGAGCTTATCGACTGGGGAAAGGCAAAGATATTATGGAACAGCTGGGACGGCGAGGCTTTTACCTGCATTCGCTGTTTCGTATATCGGAAAGTTTTAAACCTGTTTTAAAGGAAAGCATTGAGCTGGGGCGCTCGTTTGTAATTAAAGAATACCAGCGTAAACCTATGCCATTATTTTTGCTGTGGAAAGGTATTTTGTATTTCCTGCTGAAAAACCCGGAATACCGTTACCTGATAGGGCCGGTGAGCATAAGTAATAATTATTCGAAGGTGTCGAAAGACCTGATTATTAAGTTTATTATGAAGAACCATTTGAACTGGCGAATGGCTCGGCATATAAAACCGCGAAAAAGCTACAAATTTAAAAGCGATAATGTGGATTTGAATCTGCTGATGGAAAATATGGAGCACGATATTAACCGGCTCGACAAAACCATTGGCGATTTAGATGAGCAGAATTCAGGGCTACCGGTACTGCTAAAAAAATACATTAAACTAAATGCTGAGATAATTGGATTTAATGTCGATCCTAAATTTAATAACTGCCTGGATGGCCTGATTGTACTCGACGTTTATAATGTGCCGAAAAATACCATCGAATCCTTATCAAAAGAAGCCAACGACGGCTCTATTCTCGACCGTTTTTATGGCAGCCGGGAGGTAGAGTCGTAG
- a CDS encoding YgiQ family radical SAM protein, translating to MIENKLHITDWLPTSKKEVKQLGWEELDVILFTGDAYIDHPSFGAAVIVRVLEAEGLRVGIVPQPNWTDDLRDFKKLGKPRLFFAVTAGNMDSMVNHYTAGKRKRSNDAYTPGGQIGKRPDYATITYSKILKELYPEVPLVLGGIEASLRRLTHYDYWSDRLMPSILADTQADLLFYGMGEKSIVDFARLVKRGIPVETLTTIPQTVFMTNADEAYATKKNWDELELASHDTCLQEKKEFARNFMHIEEESNKIEAKKLVQRIGDRKVVVNPPWPTFKEKEIDRIYDLPYTRLPHPRYNNKGVIPAYEMIRHSINIHRGCFGGCTFCTISAHQGKFIASRSEKSVLKEVEKVTEMPDFKGYISDLGGPSANMYKMKGIHEEICRKCKRPSCIFPSVCKNLDINHKPMLDLYRKVRHNPKVKKAFIGSGIRYDMILEKTNNEEVNENNKKYLREVIKHHVSGRLKVAPEHSSDEVLKFMRKPSFKLFEELNQEFVKINKEEKLNQQLIPYFISSHPGSKSEDMANLAIQTKDMNFRLEQVQDFTPTPMTLATVVYYSGYHPYTMEQIYTARNKNAKEQQRQFFFWYKKEFRNKIIRDLKAKGREDLVKQLFSKKQNNDTK from the coding sequence ATGATAGAAAACAAACTACATATTACAGACTGGCTCCCCACATCGAAGAAGGAAGTAAAACAATTGGGCTGGGAGGAGCTGGATGTAATTTTATTTACCGGCGACGCTTATATTGACCATCCATCGTTTGGAGCAGCCGTTATTGTCCGGGTATTAGAAGCCGAAGGATTGCGCGTAGGAATTGTGCCGCAACCGAACTGGACCGACGATTTACGCGACTTTAAGAAGCTGGGGAAACCCAGGCTGTTTTTTGCTGTTACGGCAGGAAACATGGACTCGATGGTAAACCACTACACCGCCGGAAAACGCAAACGCTCGAACGACGCATACACGCCGGGCGGGCAAATTGGCAAACGCCCGGATTACGCCACTATAACTTACTCGAAAATATTAAAAGAACTGTATCCCGAAGTGCCGCTGGTACTCGGAGGAATTGAAGCCTCGTTGCGTCGCCTAACGCATTACGACTATTGGTCGGATCGTTTAATGCCTTCGATTTTGGCTGATACACAAGCTGATCTTTTGTTTTATGGTATGGGCGAAAAATCGATTGTTGATTTTGCGCGGCTGGTAAAACGCGGTATTCCGGTTGAAACTTTGACCACCATTCCGCAAACTGTTTTTATGACCAATGCCGACGAAGCTTATGCCACCAAGAAAAACTGGGATGAGTTGGAACTGGCCTCGCACGATACCTGTTTGCAGGAAAAGAAAGAGTTTGCGCGCAATTTTATGCACATCGAGGAGGAATCGAACAAGATAGAAGCTAAAAAGCTGGTGCAGCGAATTGGCGATAGAAAAGTGGTGGTAAATCCGCCGTGGCCAACTTTTAAGGAAAAAGAGATCGACCGTATTTACGATCTGCCTTACACACGTTTGCCACATCCGCGCTACAATAATAAAGGAGTTATTCCTGCATATGAAATGATCCGGCACTCCATTAATATCCACCGTGGATGTTTTGGCGGTTGTACCTTTTGTACCATTTCGGCACACCAGGGAAAATTTATCGCCAGCCGTTCCGAGAAATCGGTTTTAAAAGAGGTAGAGAAAGTAACCGAAATGCCCGATTTTAAAGGGTACATTTCCGATTTGGGAGGTCCGTCGGCCAACATGTACAAGATGAAAGGTATTCACGAGGAGATTTGCAGAAAATGTAAACGCCCGTCGTGTATCTTCCCATCGGTTTGTAAAAACCTTGATATCAACCACAAGCCAATGCTCGATCTTTACAGGAAAGTACGGCACAACCCAAAAGTGAAAAAAGCCTTTATCGGGAGTGGCATTCGCTACGATATGATTCTGGAGAAAACCAACAACGAAGAGGTTAACGAAAACAACAAGAAATACCTGCGCGAGGTAATCAAACACCACGTTTCGGGAAGGCTAAAAGTAGCTCCGGAACACTCGTCGGACGAAGTACTGAAATTTATGCGAAAACCATCGTTTAAATTGTTTGAGGAGCTAAATCAGGAGTTTGTAAAAATAAATAAGGAGGAAAAGCTTAACCAGCAGCTGATTCCGTATTTTATTTCCAGCCATCCGGGCAGTAAATCGGAAGACATGGCTAATCTGGCAATCCAGACTAAAGATATGAATTTCAGGTTGGAGCAGGTGCAGGATTTTACACCTACACCGATGACCCTTGCTACTGTAGTTTATTATTCGGGCTATCATCCGTACACGATGGAACAAATTTACACGGCCCGAAACAAAAACGCCAAAGAACAACAACGCCAATTCTTTTTCTGGTATAAAAAAGAATTTCGGAATAAAATTATTCGCGATTTGAAAGCAAAAGGCCGCGAAGATCTTGTAAAACAGCTTTTCAGTAAAAAACAAAATAACGACACTAAATGA
- a CDS encoding DUF4197 domain-containing protein, whose protein sequence is MKIIRSTTLALAILLTGCAEVMQIAQQTLEGNAPLTQNEIIAGLKEALVTGTNNSVSILGAQNGYYKDELVKILLPPEADIIVDNIGKVPGGQKLLDDVLLHINRAAEDAAKEAAPIFVSSIRSMTFNDAVGILKGNDNAATAYLHKTTYDQLFKLYRPKIKASVEKELIGGVSTKESWDTLVGKWNQVAGSFLGQTAGLKKVDTQLEDYLTAKALDGVFLKIAGEEKLIREDPAARVTSLLKRVFGSVDS, encoded by the coding sequence ATGAAAATCATTCGATCCACAACATTGGCCTTAGCTATTCTGTTAACTGGCTGTGCCGAAGTAATGCAAATTGCCCAGCAAACGCTTGAAGGCAATGCACCACTGACCCAAAACGAAATTATTGCAGGATTAAAAGAGGCACTTGTTACCGGCACCAACAACTCGGTGAGTATTTTAGGTGCGCAAAACGGTTATTACAAAGACGAGTTGGTAAAGATTTTGCTTCCACCCGAAGCAGATATAATTGTGGATAATATTGGCAAAGTACCCGGTGGACAAAAATTACTTGATGATGTGTTATTGCATATCAACCGTGCAGCGGAAGACGCTGCAAAAGAAGCCGCCCCTATTTTTGTAAGCAGTATAAGAAGCATGACTTTTAACGATGCTGTTGGAATTTTGAAAGGCAATGACAACGCCGCAACGGCCTATTTGCATAAAACTACTTACGACCAGCTTTTTAAGCTTTACCGGCCAAAAATTAAGGCTTCGGTAGAAAAAGAATTAATTGGCGGAGTATCGACCAAAGAAAGCTGGGACACCTTGGTGGGAAAATGGAACCAGGTTGCCGGTTCTTTCCTGGGGCAAACAGCAGGCTTGAAAAAAGTTGACACACAACTTGAAGACTACCTGACTGCCAAAGCGCTCGACGGTGTATTTTTGAAAATTGCCGGTGAAGAGAAACTAATAAGGGAAGATCCTGCAGCGCGTGTAACCAGTTTGCTAAAAAGAGTATTTGGCTCGGTTGATAGCTAA
- a CDS encoding TIGR01212 family radical SAM protein (This family includes YhcC from E. coli K-12, an uncharacterized radical SAM protein.), whose protein sequence is MQNGTYSWGHDRRYNDFPTYFRTLFSERVQKVSVDAGFTCPNRDGTKGTGGCAYCNNKTFKPTYCNLENTVTSQVEKGIAFFAKKYKAMRFLAYFQAYTNTYAPIDDLRRLYEEALEHPKVVGLVISTRPDCIYPDLLDYLAELSKKVYVMVELGVESHLDRTLDSINRGHSFAEAAWAIEETAKRGINNCAHMILGLPGETREELLDQAKTISKLPVKNLKLHQLQIHKKTLLEKEFQEHPESFKLYTADEYIDLVIDYLELLNPAIIVERFISQAPPEMLIAPKWGLKNFEFVAKVEKRLKERDTWQGRLVEK, encoded by the coding sequence ATGCAAAACGGAACATATAGCTGGGGACACGACAGGCGATACAATGATTTTCCAACTTATTTCAGAACGCTTTTTTCTGAGCGGGTGCAAAAGGTGTCGGTTGATGCCGGCTTTACCTGCCCAAACCGCGACGGAACAAAAGGTACTGGCGGATGCGCTTATTGTAACAACAAAACATTTAAACCCACTTATTGTAATCTGGAGAATACCGTAACCAGTCAGGTCGAAAAGGGCATTGCTTTTTTTGCAAAGAAATACAAGGCAATGCGGTTTTTGGCCTACTTTCAGGCTTATACAAATACTTACGCTCCAATTGATGATTTAAGGCGTTTATATGAAGAAGCGCTGGAACATCCGAAGGTGGTTGGACTAGTAATTTCAACACGCCCCGATTGTATCTATCCCGATTTGTTGGATTATCTGGCCGAACTCAGCAAGAAAGTGTATGTAATGGTTGAGTTAGGCGTGGAGTCGCACCTCGACAGAACCCTGGACAGCATTAACCGGGGACACAGTTTTGCCGAAGCGGCATGGGCAATTGAGGAAACCGCGAAACGAGGCATTAACAATTGTGCGCATATGATTCTTGGATTGCCGGGCGAAACTCGTGAAGAACTGCTCGATCAGGCAAAAACGATATCGAAACTGCCAGTAAAAAATCTAAAGTTACACCAGTTACAAATTCACAAAAAAACGCTGCTGGAAAAAGAGTTTCAGGAGCATCCTGAAAGTTTTAAGCTGTACACTGCCGACGAGTACATCGACTTGGTAATTGATTACCTTGAACTTTTGAATCCGGCAATTATTGTTGAACGTTTTATCAGTCAGGCACCACCCGAAATGCTGATCGCCCCTAAATGGGGGCTAAAGAATTTTGAGTTTGTAGCCAAAGTCGAAAAACGTTTAAAAGAGCGTGACACGTGGCAGGGACGGTTGGTTGAAAAATAA
- a CDS encoding DUF4301 family protein — MFPEKDKQQIQERGSKLETVQNQIENFKKGFPYLPIEDAASVGKGIIRLSPEDLKKRGDRYDANIADGTKALKFVPASGAASRMFKSLFQALEDFQNKPHEDVLAANRDAAQYVTELNKFAFAEELEKAIAHDRVQPSATNKLDYLLNEKGLNYGAKPKGLLKFHSYEDGARTPFEEHLVEGAKYAADNGNKASLHFTVSPEHQPGFEALLAEIKDKYEEQLGIEFDVTFSQQKPSTDTIAVDLKNEPFRNADGNLLFRPGGHGALIENLNDLDADIIFIKNIDNVVPDRLKQPTIDFKKGLAGVLLKHQEKVFYYQHELNEKHYTALSSNFLAEAANFLENTLNTKPAKNHYYTEREELYQYLKEKYNRPLRVCGMVKNEGEPGGGPFWAMNADGTISLQVVESSQIDPDSVQQQDIVQHATHFNPVDLVCAVKNYKGDKYDLTQFTDPATGFISKKSKDGKELKAQELPGLWNGAMSNWNTLFVEVPIETFNPVKTVNDLLRDQHL; from the coding sequence ATGTTCCCAGAAAAAGATAAGCAGCAAATTCAAGAGCGCGGCAGTAAACTGGAAACCGTGCAAAATCAAATCGAAAATTTCAAAAAAGGCTTCCCCTACTTACCCATTGAAGATGCCGCGTCAGTAGGAAAGGGCATTATTCGTTTAAGCCCCGAAGATTTAAAAAAACGTGGCGACCGTTATGATGCGAACATTGCGGATGGGACAAAAGCCTTAAAATTTGTGCCGGCTTCGGGAGCTGCAAGCCGCATGTTTAAGTCTCTGTTCCAGGCATTGGAAGACTTCCAGAATAAGCCTCACGAAGATGTACTTGCTGCCAACAGAGACGCAGCACAATACGTTACCGAGCTCAACAAATTTGCTTTTGCTGAAGAATTAGAAAAAGCTATTGCTCACGATAGAGTACAACCTTCAGCCACAAATAAACTCGACTATCTGTTAAACGAAAAAGGATTGAATTACGGCGCCAAACCAAAAGGGCTGCTTAAATTTCATTCGTATGAAGATGGAGCAAGAACTCCTTTTGAAGAGCATCTGGTTGAAGGTGCAAAATATGCAGCCGACAACGGCAATAAAGCCAGTTTACATTTTACTGTTTCACCCGAACATCAACCGGGATTTGAAGCTTTGCTCGCAGAAATAAAAGACAAGTACGAAGAGCAACTGGGGATTGAGTTTGACGTTACATTCAGTCAGCAAAAACCATCAACCGACACCATTGCTGTTGATTTAAAAAACGAACCTTTCCGAAATGCTGATGGAAATTTGTTGTTCCGTCCGGGTGGGCACGGTGCGTTAATCGAAAACCTGAATGATCTGGATGCAGATATCATCTTCATCAAAAACATCGATAATGTGGTTCCCGATCGGCTGAAACAACCAACCATCGATTTCAAAAAAGGATTAGCAGGAGTACTTTTAAAACATCAGGAAAAAGTATTCTACTATCAGCACGAATTAAACGAAAAACATTATACAGCCCTTAGTAGTAATTTTTTGGCCGAAGCTGCCAACTTTTTGGAGAATACCTTAAATACCAAGCCGGCCAAAAATCATTATTATACCGAGCGTGAAGAACTTTATCAATACCTGAAAGAGAAATATAACCGACCACTGCGTGTTTGCGGAATGGTGAAAAATGAAGGCGAGCCAGGTGGCGGTCCATTTTGGGCAATGAATGCCGATGGAACCATTTCGTTACAGGTAGTTGAAAGTTCGCAAATCGATCCAGACAGTGTTCAACAACAGGATATTGTTCAGCACGCCACACACTTTAACCCGGTTGATCTGGTTTGTGCAGTAAAAAATTACAAAGGAGACAAATACGATCTCACCCAATTTACCGATCCGGCAACCGGCTTTATTTCAAAAAAATCGAAAGACGGGAAAGAGCTGAAAGCACAGGAGTTACCGGGCTTATGGAACGGAGCAATGAGCAATTGGAACACCCTTTTCGTTGAGGTACCGATCGAAACATTCAACCCGGTAAAAACGGTGAACGACCTGTTGCGCGATCAACACTTGTAA
- a CDS encoding tetratricopeptide repeat protein codes for MNEERDNFREEDISEALNRFKSSLVSGRAKYFDVSEFEGIVEQLMEEGDLQSSEIAAKQGIQIHPNAVPLHLKYAQILLSKGKYDQAQKYLDFAERVENTNPDVHLLRGSASLIMGNEDLAKASFRKAIKAGNGETDDILYHVGSAFVQIGEISEAISYFKKALKLNPKHELALYDLAFFTDQIGDYKNSIKYYNRFIDNDVYNYSAWFNLGIVYNKADMHDKAIEAYEYTLAINENFNMALFNIGNALANSGRFKEAIDKYREFLEFDPDNDDAYCYIGECYLNLDDQLLSEHNYQKAISINPENDTAHFGVGLIMWIAKKYDRSIDYINQAIKIDKQNSEYWLTLGKVSSDAEYLDDAIKAFKKGARIDTENTEIWLTWAETLQKHGDTNGAIRILKKAIDNNDDSMLKYRLVAILLGARKRKEAYEWLRSAMLQDFENINYLFDIYPRALKSKQLKKVVDDFRRGDK; via the coding sequence ATGAACGAGGAAAGAGATAATTTCAGGGAAGAAGATATTAGTGAGGCACTTAATCGTTTTAAGAGCTCTTTGGTCTCAGGCCGCGCAAAATATTTCGATGTTTCAGAATTTGAAGGAATTGTAGAGCAATTAATGGAAGAAGGCGATTTACAGTCTTCTGAAATTGCCGCCAAACAAGGTATACAAATCCATCCAAATGCGGTTCCTCTTCATTTAAAATATGCACAAATTCTGCTGAGCAAAGGTAAATATGACCAGGCTCAGAAATACCTTGATTTTGCTGAAAGAGTTGAAAATACCAATCCCGATGTGCACCTGTTAAGAGGTTCGGCATCGTTGATTATGGGTAACGAAGATCTGGCAAAAGCATCATTCAGAAAAGCAATCAAAGCCGGAAATGGAGAAACCGACGACATTTTATACCACGTTGGATCAGCATTTGTGCAAATTGGCGAAATAAGCGAGGCGATCTCCTATTTCAAAAAGGCCTTAAAACTGAATCCGAAACACGAACTGGCACTTTACGATCTTGCATTTTTTACCGACCAGATTGGCGATTACAAAAACAGCATTAAGTATTACAACCGTTTTATTGATAACGATGTATACAATTACTCTGCCTGGTTTAATCTGGGTATTGTATACAACAAAGCCGACATGCACGATAAAGCAATTGAGGCTTATGAATACACGCTGGCCATTAACGAAAATTTCAATATGGCTCTGTTTAATATCGGAAACGCGCTGGCCAATTCAGGACGTTTTAAAGAAGCCATTGATAAATACAGGGAATTTTTGGAGTTTGACCCGGATAATGACGATGCCTATTGCTACATTGGCGAGTGTTACCTGAACCTGGACGATCAGTTACTATCGGAACACAATTATCAGAAAGCAATTTCGATCAATCCTGAGAATGACACCGCTCACTTTGGCGTGGGACTAATTATGTGGATTGCGAAAAAGTACGACAGAAGTATCGACTACATTAACCAGGCCATAAAGATCGACAAGCAAAATTCGGAATATTGGCTGACCCTGGGAAAAGTTAGTAGCGATGCGGAATACCTGGACGATGCGATAAAAGCATTTAAAAAAGGTGCTCGTATTGACACTGAAAATACCGAAATATGGCTCACCTGGGCGGAGACCCTACAGAAGCACGGAGATACAAACGGTGCCATCCGAATTCTGAAAAAGGCGATCGACAATAACGACGATTCGATGTTAAAATACCGCTTGGTTGCAATTTTGCTTGGAGCCCGGAAACGCAAAGAAGCTTACGAATGGTTGCGATCGGCAATGCTGCAAGACTTTGAAAACATCAATTACTTGTTCGATATTTATCCGAGAGCCTTAAAAAGTAAGCAGCTTAAGAAAGTTGTTGACGATTTCCGCCGCGGCGATAAATAA
- a CDS encoding DUF368 domain-containing protein — MNRTTKDYFTLILKGMGMGAADVVPGVSGGTIAFITGIYEELINSIKSINLTAIKLLLGFKLAEFWKAINGTFLISVFIGVGISVFSLAKGLEYLLHHYPILVWSFFFGLIVASAIYVARSIKRWKADTIIGGLAGIVIAYLITVITPAEANTSYWFIFLSGAIAICAMILPGISGSFILVLLGMYKFILSAVGDMNIAIILTFLVGAAVGIIAFSNVLSWLLKKYHNTTIAVLAGFMVGSLNKVWPWKEVTQTIIDRHGELKPIAERNILPSTYEQITGHEAWLLGAIALTVAGFALIFVVEGIGKKLKK, encoded by the coding sequence ATGAACAGGACAACAAAAGATTATTTTACACTGATATTAAAAGGAATGGGCATGGGTGCTGCCGATGTGGTGCCAGGCGTTTCTGGCGGAACAATTGCCTTTATAACCGGTATTTACGAGGAATTGATTAACTCGATAAAGTCGATCAATTTAACCGCGATAAAACTGTTACTTGGTTTTAAACTGGCCGAATTCTGGAAAGCCATTAACGGAACTTTCCTGATCAGTGTTTTTATCGGAGTTGGCATCAGTGTATTTTCGCTGGCAAAAGGATTGGAATATTTGCTTCATCACTATCCTATTTTAGTGTGGTCGTTCTTTTTCGGATTGATCGTTGCATCGGCCATTTATGTAGCGCGCTCTATTAAACGATGGAAAGCTGACACCATAATTGGCGGTTTGGCCGGAATTGTAATTGCATACCTTATTACGGTTATAACGCCTGCCGAAGCTAACACCAGTTACTGGTTTATTTTCCTATCGGGGGCCATTGCCATTTGTGCCATGATCTTGCCCGGTATTTCCGGTAGTTTTATTTTGGTGCTTCTGGGAATGTACAAATTTATCCTTTCGGCAGTTGGCGATATGAACATTGCGATTATCCTCACTTTCCTTGTTGGAGCTGCAGTTGGCATCATTGCTTTTTCAAATGTGTTATCGTGGCTATTGAAAAAATATCACAACACCACCATTGCTGTCTTGGCCGGTTTTATGGTAGGATCGCTAAACAAAGTATGGCCATGGAAAGAAGTTACTCAAACAATCATTGACCGCCATGGCGAATTAAAACCAATTGCCGAGCGAAATATTTTACCATCGACTTACGAGCAAATAACAGGACACGAAGCCTGGTTATTGGGTGCAATTGCGTTGACAGTTGCCGGATTTGCACTTATTTTTGTTGTTGAAGGAATTGGAAAGAAATTGAAAAAATAA
- the aroE gene encoding shikimate dehydrogenase (AroE; catalyzes the conversion of shikimate to 3-dehydroshikimate): protein MKRYGLLGYPLTHSFSKRYFTERFETEKIDSTYDNFEIDSITKFPEVVKDNPEVIGFNVTIPYKEQVIPYLDELNDSAKEIGAVNTIRVTRTDNGVHLKGFNTDTFGFESSLKPLLKEYHKKALILGTGGASKALKYILKKIGIEYISASIEELKENEIRYEDIDEQVISERLLIINATPLGTYPKVETFPNIPYEFITDEHLLFDLVYNPEVTQFMAKGQAKGATVKNGYEMLLNQAKKAYEIWNSEK, encoded by the coding sequence ATGAAAAGATACGGATTATTAGGCTACCCACTCACCCACTCATTCTCGAAGCGCTATTTTACCGAACGTTTTGAAACGGAAAAAATAGATTCAACTTATGACAATTTTGAAATCGATTCGATAACTAAATTCCCGGAGGTGGTAAAAGACAATCCGGAAGTAATCGGATTTAACGTTACCATTCCGTACAAAGAACAGGTGATTCCTTATTTAGATGAACTGAATGATTCGGCAAAAGAGATTGGCGCTGTTAATACCATCCGCGTTACACGCACCGATAACGGTGTGCATTTAAAAGGATTTAATACCGATACTTTTGGTTTCGAGTCGTCGTTGAAACCGCTATTAAAAGAGTATCATAAAAAAGCACTGATTCTTGGAACAGGTGGTGCTTCAAAAGCATTAAAATATATCCTAAAAAAAATAGGTATCGAATATATTTCAGCATCGATTGAAGAATTGAAGGAAAACGAAATCCGTTACGAAGACATTGATGAGCAGGTAATAAGCGAGCGTCTGCTGATTATTAATGCAACACCACTGGGAACTTATCCAAAAGTTGAAACTTTTCCGAATATTCCTTACGAATTTATAACTGACGAACATCTGCTTTTTGATTTGGTTTATAATCCTGAAGTAACGCAGTTTATGGCCAAAGGACAAGCCAAAGGAGCCACAGTTAAAAATGGCTACGAAATGTTGCTGAATCAGGCTAAAAAGGCTTATGAGATTTGGAACTCGGAAAAGTAA
- a CDS encoding low molecular weight protein-tyrosine-phosphatase, whose translation MDKTKVLFVCLGNICRSPSAEAVFNGVVKKAGLSKQFEVDSAGTSGWHAGEPADRRMQSHAIRRDYNLTSLSRQFDPHTDFDYFDYIIGMDDSNMQNLKSMARNANDLQKLHKMTDFSSDGRYDEVPDPYYGGADGFELVLDLLEDACEGFLNEIDKNK comes from the coding sequence ATGGATAAAACAAAAGTACTTTTTGTATGTCTCGGAAACATTTGCCGCTCGCCAAGTGCAGAGGCAGTCTTTAATGGCGTTGTAAAAAAAGCAGGATTAAGCAAACAGTTTGAGGTAGATTCTGCCGGAACTTCGGGCTGGCATGCAGGCGAACCTGCCGACAGGCGGATGCAATCGCACGCCATACGTCGCGATTACAACCTGACAAGTCTTTCCCGACAGTTTGATCCGCATACCGATTTCGATTATTTCGATTACATTATCGGGATGGACGACAGTAATATGCAGAACTTAAAAAGCATGGCCCGCAATGCTAACGACTTGCAAAAGTTACACAAAATGACAGATTTTAGTAGCGATGGTCGATACGATGAAGTACCTGATCCGTATTACGGAGGTGCCGATGGTTTTGAGTTGGTACTTGATCTGCTGGAAGATGCGTGCGAAGGGTTTTTGAATGAAATTGATAAAAATAAATAA